One genomic region from Anopheles bellator chromosome 2, idAnoBellAS_SP24_06.2, whole genome shotgun sequence encodes:
- the LOC131211768 gene encoding zinc finger protein 384-like codes for MAPRATQIASRRFGFACLSAASFSILVGGGGIMGSPDQQHQCPHCSSSFAQLAGLKYHINTHTGEKPYKCKVCDKAFRTSGNLAQHSKIHNKDQQYRCPHLHSKIHNKDQQHQCPYCASTFTQSSNLKIHIRTHTGERPYKCKVCDKAFSSSGNLAVHSKIHNKDKQYQCPHWHHPYLAEPIEGRES; via the exons ATGGCACCCCGCGCAACGCAAATTGCTAGTCGCCGGTTCGGGTTCGCCTGCCTGTCAGCTGCCTCCTTCTCGAtcctcgtcggtggtggtggtatcaTGGGGTCGCCT gaccaacagcatcagtgtcccCACTGTTCATCTAGCTTCGCACAGTTAGCTGGTCTAAAATATCACATCAATACTCACACCGGCGAgaagccatacaagtgtaaagtatgtgacaaagcgttcaggaCATCAGGCAATCTGGcacaacattcgaaaattcacaataaggaccaacagtatCGGTGTCCCCACT TacactcgaaaattcacaataaggaccaacagcatcagtgtccttaTTGTGCATCAACGTTCACACAGTCATCTAAtctaaagattcatatccgcactcataccggcgaaaggccatacaagtgtaaagtatgtgacaaagcgttcagttCATCAGGCAATCTGGCAGTacactcgaaaattcacaataaggacaaaCAGTAtcagtgtccgcatt